From the Pocillopora verrucosa isolate sample1 chromosome 11, ASM3666991v2, whole genome shotgun sequence genome, the window TATTCTGTGTTGTTGTGGGTCAAGGTGCTTGTTCtaaattccaaacaaatttaTGCAACTTTCTGCTGTTTGGAATAACTATGCTTTCGAACATGTTATTCCCAAAGGTGATGGACAAACACTGACCCCCAGTCCATGGACTACCCCAATGGACTAGCTAAATGGGCTACCTTAAAATTGACTActccttaaaataatatttccaaTGTGTACTATTTGAAGTTTTAAGATGCTATACCttgcttttctttgttctgGAACCACTGAACACAAAATAGACAAGTAGATTCCTTGTTGATCAGTATTACCATGACTTAAGTTGGACAAGTTAGGTGTACTGTTTACAATGTTCCAGCCTCCTGATAGCCTGACTTATATGCATGTATGTCACTATTCTGGTGTCTACAATGAAATTATGTCTTTTATTGTTCTGCAACGGACAAAGCTAGATCCAGTTCTAGTAATGCAGCCACACACTACTTTACAGTTGCAAAATATTGTTAAGACCAAAAGACCAAATTCCCTCCTCTCCTTTTGAATGCCATTTGAATGCCCCCTAGAGCTGCCACTGCAAATGACTATTCCACTAAATTATTTGATGCCAGCAACCAGTGTTTTTCTTAAATGCATTGTAAACATTCAGATCCAGGCTATTTGCTTACAAATTATCATGGAACAATTAAGGGGTATTAATAATATGTGGATAGGAGCTGAATGTTGACTACCTTGTTGCAAATATTATTTGTCATTGTTCTTGGAAGATTGAGTACAATCACTACATGTATTCAGCCATCATTCTTGTCATCTGCTATCATGTCATCTTAGCTTTTAGTTTGTGCATGTGTAGTGGCTGACTGAATCACATGAAATATAATTGAAAATCACTGTGTGAAATTTACATGTACAATTACCTAAATTCTGTGCTATTCCTGAGGCAAATATTAGAGTGGGTTCCTCACTCACATTTCAATGgcttttcaagttattttgtttacacttGTATGATCCTGATAGTGATTGATACCTCTGTTTGATAACAGCCATTGATAATCTAATGATGAAATTTGGTTTGAGTTTATGCTTTTCGCACCATTTTGTGTTCAGCAGTTGTCTATTTAAGTACAGTCATTCAAAATGAAGTATTATTTTTAGGGGCAGTCCATTTTAGGGTAGTCCATGGACTGGGGTCAGTGTTTTGTCCATCACCTATTCCCAAATGACTACAAATTGtctactgactgactgacattCAACACTTCCTTCCTTGCTTTCTTACTTAGGTACTACCGCCtaactgaaaaaagtaaaacatgtGTTAAAGCCTCTCAGCAGCTTCACACAGTTATGAGAGTGAACAGCCAGAAAGATGGTGTAGAGGAAAATACATGTAGCAGGGAAGAACTTGAACCAGGTGAGCAAGAGGCATGTGTACAAGAGGCAGACAGTGTTTCCAAAGCTGGTAGTCCATCTAGAGTACCATGGAGCAGTGTGGCTGTTGATGAAATCCGAAGGCTCTTTCATGAAGAAATACAGGGAAAGAGCTTAAGCCTTAAgtctgtcaaagaaaaaattgcaggaAGCGAAATCCTCAAAAATGAAGATCCTAAACGTGTATATGACAGGGTTAGGGCAGAATGGAGGTTTCCTGGCAGTGATGACAACACAAACCCATCTTTGCCAACAGAAACAGAGGAAATGAAGGACAGAGTGGATCGCATGTTTAGAAAAGATGCCCCCAGTGAAGATGTAACCAGTAACAGTGACATTGTACCACCCACATCAATATCCTCCAAGGCAAAGGCACTTTTCACTGAGGATCACGTAAGAACACTGCATCGCTTATTTAACGATATGTTAGGAAATGTACCAATATCTAGAAATGAAATTCTTAAAAGGCTTTCCGCTGATGTTGAGGGGAAAGAAATTTTAGCAGTGCTATCTTTA encodes:
- the LOC136277053 gene encoding uncharacterized protein → MTVKEFERGYKEDDRFIMNVMKHKTFHVHGPAQVILTSNLQNWISIFIKQVRSKLPYITAEKEQPLFPSWNGKKLESGQISKAIQSVWKKAGIAGPIHSTLFRKGAVTVCHSSQKEMTSDLADLMAHKEDTAKRYYRLTEKSKTCVKASQQLHTVMRVNSQKDGVEENTCSREELEPGEQEACVQEADSVSKAGSPSRVPWSSVAVDEIRRLFHEEIQGKSLSLKSVKEKIAGSEILKNEDPKRVYDRVRAEWRFPGSDDNTNPSLPTETEEMKDRVDRMFRKDAPSEDVTSNSDIVPPTSISSKAKALFTEDHVRTLHRLFNDMLGNVPISRNEILKRLSADVEGKEILAVLSLTQVINRIKYERRQKREKAN